The Kluyveromyces lactis strain NRRL Y-1140 chromosome B complete sequence genome contains a region encoding:
- the ROX1 gene encoding Rox1p (similar to uniprot|P25042 Saccharomyces cerevisiae YPR065W ROX1 Heme-dependent repressor of hypoxic genes contains an HMG domain that is responsible for DNA bending activity): MSLSVCHRQFEKTHKSNVREIGKKRRTTRIKALTILKKYHIPRSMPRRKLPSILQLIDEFNDVDADADADVNANRDENDENTTGFTPSTGRSANLSQQAEKNPESFNKRQRISRIDHSGQDIGVPYYSTMSPPPFGPFPGTMSMPVNFNMGLFQQQPNLMYIPAQPNFIVSYPYPPAQQAYYTNPNMVLLPGQQLQGQQQYTPNSRKALSLPTLDTSFHNRPNFPQDRFNHKSSSMSNISIDPQRMRNELHYDYEEKAIETDSNYSKSPDSDLRRPQQQHIPRPRNAFILFRQHWHQQVFDQEKEKITTDTSQGTSKLGSFKANSQASRDIGRKWRSLPDSEKKYWLDLAKQEKEAHKKKYPDYKYLPTRKALRNSGSSPTSSSTQEQSPKSN, translated from the coding sequence aTGAGTCTGTCGGTTTGTCATAGACAGTTTGAAAAAACACATAAAAGTAACGTTCGGGAAATAGGGAAAAAAAGACGTACAACGAGGATTAAGGCTTTAACCATTCTTAAAAAATACCATATTCCAAGATCTATGCCAAGGAGAAAGCTACCCTCCATTCTGCAACTgattgatgaattcaatGATGTGGACGCTGATGCTGATGCTGATGTTAATGCAAATCGGGacgaaaatgatgaaaatacGACCGGATTTACTCCATCTACAGGCCGCTCTGCAAATCTTTCACAACAGGCCGAGAAAAATCCAGAAAGTTTCAATAAGAGGCAGCGGATAAGTCGGATTGATCATAGCGGTCAAGATATTGGTGTGCCGTATTATTCTACTATGTCGCCTCCTCCTTTTGGGCCATTTCCGGGTACTATGTCGATGCCCGTGAATTTTAACATGGGTCTCTTTCAACAGCAACCAAATCTAATGTACATTCCAGCACAACCCAATTTCATCGTCAGTTATCCCTATCCACCGGCCCAGCAGGCATACTATACTAATCCAAATATGGTTCTTTTACCAGGACAACAATTGCAAGGCCAACAGCAATATACTCCCAATAGTAGAAAAGCCTTGTCTCTACCCACATTAGATACTAGTTTTCACAATAGGCCAAACTTCCCGCAAGACCGATTCAACCATAAAAGCTCGAGTATGAGTAATATCTCGATTGATCCCCAGCGCATGAGAAATGAATTGCACTATGATTACGAGGAAAAAGCAATAGAGACCGATTCAAATTATAGCAAGAGCCCTGATTCCGATCTGCGGCGACCACAACAGCAGCATATACCGAGACCACGTAACGCATTCATTTTATTTAGACAACATTGGCACCAGCAAGTTTTCGaccaagagaaagagaagattACTACCGATACTAGCCAAGGCACTTCAAAGTTGGGTTCATTTAAAGCCAATTCTCAAGCGTCAAGAGATATTGGCCGTAAGTGGAGATCTTTGCCAGATTCGGAGAAGAAGTACTGGTTGGATCTAGCCAAACAGGAGAAAGAAGCACACAAGAAAAAGTATCCTGATTACAAATATCTCCCGACAAGAAAGGCATTGAGAAACTCTGGTTCTAGTCCGACTTCCAGTTCGACGCAAGAGCAATCCCCAAAATCAAACTAA
- the BIM1 gene encoding microtubule-binding protein BIM1 (similar to gnl|GLV|CAGL0H09438g Candida glabrata CAGL0H09438g and weakly similar to YER016W uniprot|P40013 Saccharomyces cerevisiae YER016W BIM1 Microtubule-binding protein that together with Kar9p makes up the cortical microtubule capture site and delays the exit from mitosis when the spindle is oriented abnormally), translating into MAGIGESRSELLSWLNDLLKLDYTKVEQCGTGAAYCQIMDSIYGDLPMNRVNFCAGSEYEYFTNYKILQSCFTKHKIEKSVLVERLVKCRFQDNLEFLQWIKKFWTQHKDESEYDAEVRRKGRAGPSNPSAVSGNKRPVSSSTASKPPIRHIRSNVIQNNIRKSSNEQLLSLQTELSETRNQLSELEKECSQYKELNTAYLKERDFYFGKLRDIEIIAQSTQDLCDEGVYENDKELRPFLNRIQQILYATEEQTEPFVEENVEQASTNPIIDEETF; encoded by the coding sequence ATGGCAGGTATTGGAGAATCTCGTAGTGAACTATTATCATGGTTAAATGACCTTCTAAAGCTGGACTACACGAAAGTCGAGCAGTGCGGAACTGGCGCAGCTTATTGCCAAATCATGGATTCAATATACGGTGATCTACCAATGAATAGGGTTAACTTTTGTGCAGGCTCTGAGTATGAATACTTCACCAATTATAAGATATTACAATCGTGTTTCACTAAACATAAGATAGAAAAGAGTGTACTAGTGGAAAGATTGGTGAAGTGTAGGTTCCAAGACAACCTGGAGTTTCTGCAATGGATTAAGAAATTCTGGACTCAACATAAAGATGAAAGTGAATACGATGCTGAAGtgagaagaaaaggaagagcGGGTCCTAGTAATCCATCTGCAGTTTCCGGGAATAAAAGGCCTGTGAGTAGCTCGACTGCTTCCAAACCGCCAATAAGGCATATCAGAAGCAATGTCATTCAAAATAACATTAGGAAATCGTCAAATGAACAATTACTCTCTCTTCAGACAGAACTATCAGAAACGAGGAATCAGCTATCAGAGCTGGAAAAAGAATGCAGTCAGTATAAAGAGCTAAATACTGCCTACCTGAAGGAACGTGATTTCTATTTCGGAAAGTTAAGagatattgaaatcattgCACAATCTACTCAAGATCTTTGTGATGAAGGTGTTTATGAAAATGACAAAGAATTACGACCCTTTTTGAATAGAATCCAACAGATCCTTTATGCCACGGAGGAACAAACCGAACCCTTCGTCGAAGAAAACGTTGAACAAGCATCCACAAATCCCATAATAGACGAAGAGACGTTTTAA
- the SHY1 gene encoding cytochrome oxidase assembly protein SHY1 (similar to uniprot|P53266 Saccharomyces cerevisiae YGR112W), whose amino-acid sequence MFRFIVARPFTVPKVRPVRRLYSTVRTSTVDWKPIKTKKTPTEGFQKKESRWGKRIFLGLMIAMPVISFYLGTWQLRRLKWKTNLIASCEDKLTYDPIPLPKTFTPDMCEDWEYRKCTMTGRFLHDEEIFVGPRVRGGIKGYVLYTPFIRKDTGERILIERGWISEEKIVPSSRNLQHLSLPQGDNVTITVLVRAAKDLTSMQWKKEDRESRLWQVLDIKDMTEMTHTSPIHYQALYDLKDHHWDEESKSEGIDNKNQSSWKFWSKKKTETEPQQEESEKPHVNTKKVNTADSETGLEFNEFQFVKAGVPIGKAPKIDLKNNHLQYLITWYGLSLLSSIFLIIALRRGRGSAMSQDEIKRQKLKHAKKFM is encoded by the coding sequence ATGTTTCGCTTCATTGTGGCTAGGCCATTCACTGTACCAAAGGTAAGGCCGGTAAGACGACTTTATAGCACGGTCAGGACATCGACTGTTGACTGGAAACCTatcaaaacaaagaagacaCCTACTGAAggatttcaaaagaaggaatCACGATGGGGTAAGCGTATTTTTCTAGGACTGATGATTGCCATGCCCGTGATCTCGTTCTACTTAGGAACCTGGCAATTAAGAAgattgaaatggaaaaccAATCTAATTGCTTCCTGCGAAGACAAATTAACCTACGATCCTATTCCGTTACCTAAAACGTTTACACCGGATATGTGCGAAGACTGGGAATACCGCAAGTGTACTATGACCGGTAGATTCTTGCATGATGAAGAGATTTTTGTCGGCCCCCGTGTTAGAGGAGGGATCAAGGGGTACGTTTTATATACGCCTTTCATCAGAAAGGATACGGGAGAAAGAATTTTGATTGAACGTGGTTGGATCTCGGAGGAGAAAATCGTTCCATCATCTCGTAACTTGCAACATTTGTCTTTACCTCAAGGCGATAACGTGACAATTACAGTGTTAGTGCGTGCAGCTAAAGATTTGACATCAATGCAATGGAAGAAGGAAGACAGGGAGAGTAGATTGTGGCAAGTCTTGGATATTAAGGATATGACAGAGATGACACATACTTCTCCTATTCATTACCAAGCTCTTTACGATCTGAAAGATCACCATTGGGAtgaagaatcaaaatctGAGGGTATCGATAACAAAAACCAATCATCTTGGAAATTCTGGtctaaaaagaaaaccGAAACAGAACcacaacaagaagaatccGAGAAACCACACGTCAACACGAAGAAAGTAAATACAGCAGATTCGGAGACAGGATTGGAATTTAACGAGTTCCAATTCGTTAAAGCGGGAGTGCCTATTGGTAAAGCACCAAAgattgatttgaagaataatCATTTACAATATTTAATTACTTGGTATGGGTTATCTCTGCTTTCATCTATCTTCCTTATCATTGCACTAAGACGTGGTCGTGGTTCCGCTATGTCACAGGATGAAATAAAGAGGCAAAAGCTAAAACATGCCAAGAAGTTCATGTGA
- the MRPS5 gene encoding mitochondrial 37S ribosomal protein uS5m (similar to uniprot|P33759 Saccharomyces cerevisiae YBR251W MRPS5 Mitochondrial ribosomal protein of the small subunit) → MFVRCFSSTARVFQQDLLKKYYSPELLKSISLADKVIPDNVEFKPQTNVEFSPPYLDNFATLHPYWDYKPNSPHLHSSSSSVFVQEMEKHPDLTPPVGSYLQTEGRSDIQNIANNIQLQTGFDAQHIARKLVMKPLILKMVSNQTAKGKIPSFYSLVVVGDKNGMVGIGEGKSREDMAESIKKAHWDAVRNLKEVPRFEKRTIFEDIDYRYHGVKLFLRAAKPGFGLRVNHVIYEICECAGIKDLSAKVYKSRNIMNIAKGTIDAITKSQKSIDEIALGRGKKIVDVKKVYYSA, encoded by the coding sequence ATGTTCGTCCGTTGTTTCTCGAGCACTGCTCGTGTATTTCAACAAGAcctgttgaagaaatactACTCTCCAGAACTACTCAAGTCTATTTCCTTAGCTGATAAAGTAATTCCTGACAATGTAGAGTTCAAACCACAGACAAATGTTGAATTCTCACCACCATATTTGGATAACTTTGCCACATTACATCCTTATTGGGATTATAAACCAAACTCTCCACATCTACATTCAAGCTCATCTTCGGTATTCGTTCAAGAGATGGAAAAGCATCCAGATTTGACTCCTCCTGTGGGTTCATACTTACAAACTGAAGGCAGATCAGATATACAAAACATTGCCAATAATATCCAACTACAGACGGGGTTCGATGCTCAACATATCGCCAGAAAACTAGTGATGAAACCATTGATCTTAAAGATGGTTTCTAATCAAACTGCAAAAGGTAAAATTCCATCCTTCTATTCTCTTGTGGTTGTTGGTGATAAGAATGGTATGGTAGGAATCGGTGAGGGTAAATCCCGTGAAGATATGGCAGAATCCATCAAGAAAGCTCATTGGGATGCAGTGAGGAACTTAAAAGAAGTGCCtagatttgaaaaaagaactaTTTTTGAAGACATAGACTATAGATACCACGGTGTGAAACTATTCTTGAGAGCTGCTAAGCCAGGTTTCGGTCTAAGAGTCAATCACGTAATTTATGAAATTTGTGAATGTGCTGGTATCAAAGATTTAAGTGCAAAAGTTTACAAGAGTAGAAATATCATGAACATAGCCAAGGGTACTATAGACGCTATCACCAAGTCTCAAAAATCTATAGATGAAATTGCTCTAGGTAGAGGTAAGAAAATTGTGGATGTCAAGAAGGTATATTACTCTGCTTGA
- the MSL1 gene encoding U2 snRNP complex subunit MSL1 (similar to uniprot|P40567 Saccharomyces cerevisiae YIR009W MSL1 U2B component of U2 snRNP involved in splicing binds the U2 snRNA stem-loop IV in vitro does not contain the conserved C-terminal RNA binding domain found in other family members), with translation MKQKNGYSTEPPTKKQKTQQKTTETIEIEPNNTVYVKNLNDQIKIQTVRESLYMLFATYGEVIKVSMTPKQRGQAFITFKSVDEANLALLSLKDELFFNKPLVLQFSKQTTTKL, from the coding sequence atgaaacaaaaaaacgGTTACTCAACCGAACCGccaacaaagaaacaaaagacccaacagaaaacaacagaGACAATAGAGATTGAACCAAATAATACAGTGTACGTAAAGAACCTAAATGATCAGATAAAGATTCAAACAGTACGAGAGAGTTTATACATGCTGTTTGCCACTTATGGAGAAGTAATAAAGGTTTCAATGACCCCAAAACAGAGAGGACAAGCGTTCATAACGTTCAAGAGCGTCGATGAGGCAAACCTAGCATTACTTTCCTTGAAAGATGAACTGTTCTTCAACAAGCCATTAGTATTACAGTTCAGTAAGCAAACTACAACCAAGCTGTGA
- the HEM14 gene encoding oxygen-dependent protoporphyrinogen oxidase (similar to uniprot|P40012 Saccharomyces cerevisiae YER014W HEM14 Protoporphyrinogen oxidase a mitochondrial enzyme that catalyzes the seventh step in the heme biosynthetic pathway converting protoporphyrinogen IX to protoporphyrin IX) encodes MKPIVGSLPFNARIAVVGGGVSGLTFTYFLSKLRPDVKVTLYEKQDRCGGWIHSDIIDDGEGNRVMVEKGPRTLRGVSDGSVIIVQTLRDLGKQDVVQYIAADSEANRKFLLDKNNVLTQVPDSPISALKFFAGSLGKGFISGILGEPFRSAKVTGTDESAHSFIHRRFGNEHISKNVFSALFHGIYAGDIKKLSAKRTIGKMVEMENTSGSLIKSMFNKMIIKYKNRNDTRSHKIEISPLLKKFAEATGQSEKQLISLSQRLKAFPMVGFRSGLDCYPKTLSEYITGLPNVSVKHEAVESVIPGKDGKNVVIVSDSGESTFDHARLTVNPNVLENIIPFEPLAKKLREVHSNTVILVNFYLPRKDVISNYHGFGYLVPQSNQNHEKLLGVIFDSVIEKNFKPVFGVQNESKSPDDDKRYTKVTAMLGGHYLNNEGEQNIPSKSIIINSVKYAFMKHLHIDENDLEDGTWEVTVAKDCLPQYHVGYDDWVQQTAKLVQEQYSNYVSLGGMAFSTGPGVPNVIEDGFESAYVLSKAE; translated from the coding sequence ATGAAACCAATTGTAGGTTCATTACCTTTTAATGCTAGAATTGCAGTTGTTGGTGGAGGAGTTTCGGGGTTGACTTTTACTTATTTCTTGTCCAAATTAAGACCAGATGTTAAGGTAACGCTATATGAAAAACAGGATAGATGTGGTGGGTGGATTCATTCTGACATAATAGATGATGGAGAAGGAAACCGGGTTATGGTTGAGAAAGGTCCACGTACTTTACGAGGAGTTTCGGATGGAAGCGTCATAATTGTTCAGACATTGCGAGACTTAGGCAAACAAGATGTCGTTCAATACATCGCTGCAGACTCCGAAGCAAACAGgaaatttcttttggatAAGAATAATGTTTTGACTCAAGTTCCTGATTCACCTATAAGTGctttgaaattctttgCTGGCTCTCTTGGAAAGGGATTCATATCTGGTATCTTAGGTGAACCATTCAGGTCCGCTAAGGTAACTGGAACAGACGAAAGCGCCCACAGTTTCATCCATAGGAGGTTTGGTAATGAACATATCAGCAAAAATGTATTTAGTGCTTTATTCCATGGCATATATGCTGGGGATATCAAAAAACTAAGTGCAAAACGAACGATAGGAAAGATGGTCGAAATGGAAAACACATCTGGATCtctaatcaaatcaatgtTTAACAAAATGattatcaaatataaaaaCCGTAATGATACTAGATCACACAAGATAGAGATCAGTCCTTTACTTAAAAAGTTTGCAGAAGCGACAGGCCAGAGTGAGAAACAGttaatttctttgtctCAACGATTGAAGGCTTTTCCAATGGTGGGATTCAGATCAGGATTGGATTGTTATCCGAAGACATTATCTGAGTATATTACAGGATTACCAAATGTCTCTGTCAAACATGAGGCAGTGGAATCAGTTATACCGGGGAAAGATGGAAAGAATGTGGTTATAGTGTCTGATTCCGGAGAATCAACCTTCGACCATGCTCGTTTAACTGTAAATCCCAATGTACTCGAGAACATTATCCCATTTGAGCCATTAGCAAAGAAGCTTAGAGAGGTTCATTCAAACACAGTTATATTAGTGAATTTCTATTTGCCACGCAAGGATGTCATTTCTAACTACCATGGATTCGGTTATTTAGTACCACAATCTAACCAAAACCATGAGAAATTGCTCGGTGTCATTTTTGATTCCGTTATCGAAAAGAACTTCAAACCTGTGTTTGGCGTCCAAAACGAATCGAAAAGCCCTGATGATGACAAGCGCTACACAAAAGTTACTGCTATGCTCGGAGGTCACTATCTGAATAATGAGGGCGAACAGAACATCCCATCGAAATCGATAATAATAAACTCTGTGAAATATGCTTTTATGAAACATTTGCACATAGATGAAAACGATTTGGAAGACGGAACATGGGAAGTCACAGTTGCCAAGGATTGTCTTCCCCAATACCATGTTGGATACGACGATTGGGTCCAACAGACAGCGAAGTTAGTACAAGAACAGTATTCAAACTATGTATCTCTTGGAGGAATGGCTTTCAGTACAGGACCAGGAGTACCTAACGTTATAGAAGATGGATTTGAAAGTGCGTATGTGCTATCCAAAGCTGAATAA
- the FAA2 gene encoding medium-chain fatty acid-CoA ligase FAA2 (similar to uniprot|P39518 Saccharomyces cerevisiae YER015W FAA2 Long chain fatty acyl-CoA synthetase accepts a wider range of acyl chain lengths than Faa1p preferring C9:0-C13:0 involved in the activation of endogenous pools of fatty acids) produces the protein MSKTTITETTLTELIENSPRLRNVKQKLSKHKHGSREYYQALYSNLVLAKSANYKEYIRQQSVPLPGTDHVKGFSAIYRNSISPEKLVSAIDSNLNTGYKLFSMAADIFADNDCLGERVYDKSTGKWSDHYVWESYKQVQKRSRDLGAGIISLVNGRRNKPFDSTDFIVAIMSTNCKEWILTDLACQTFSLANTSLYTTLGEETSEYIMNLTESPVLVVQSSNLLKVLSYVPQLKNLTTLISIDDLSDSELRNINENFLDGVKLFTLKQVERIGSLLKLDPIPPTPDSLYTISFTSGTTGMPKGVELSHKHLSSAVAFGKSNFDLPSVELTKTKQHYELCFLPLAHILQRELTAISLSSGFGCGFMHIPDPSYLTECLRILKPTIMGVVPRILTKMESGIKNSLNSDEVSMITKNIAHNILDAKLSRFQSRGGPDDSLINSFVYHKILIDKIRHQLGFDNLEIMIIGSAPVSNETLMFMRSCLDIGIKQGYGLTETFAGLCIAETYERDVGSCGAPGVCCEIRLKSVPAMGYDAEKELKGEILTRGPQSVIQYYKNPDATKAAIDKEGWFSTGDIGFIDKKGRIHIIDRVKNFFKLAQGEYIAPEKIENSYLSNCPEITQIFIHGNSLETFLVAIIGIEPASLLETLSSHYGVKMKGLFPEELVNRINSDRALKVKVLTLLNRNVSKLQGFEKVHNIHVGIEPLKIEDDNITPSFKVKRNKCAKFFEDEIKRMYKEGSLIKSNKL, from the coding sequence ATGAGTAAAACAACTATCACGGAGACGACTCTAACCGAGTTGATTGAAAATTCTCCCAGGTTGCGGAATGTGAAACAGAAGTTATCAAAGCATAAACATGGGTCAAGAGAATACTATCAGGCTCTATATTCGAACTTGGTATTAGCGAAAAGCGCCAATTACAAAGAGTATATCAGACAGCAAAGTGTGCCATTACCGGGCACGGATCATGTCAAAGGGTTCAGTGCCATTTATCGTAACAGTATTTCTCCAGAGAAGCTTGTATCCGCGATAGACAGTAATTTGAATACAGGTTACAAATTATTCTCAATGGCAGCTGATATATTCGCCGATAATGATTGTCTTGGTGAAAGAGTGTACGATAAGTCGACTGGCAAATGGTCAGATCATTACGTTTGGGAATCCTATAAACAGGTTCAAAAAAGATCTAGGGATCTTGGAGCAGGTATCATTTCTTTGGTCAATGGGAGAAGAAATAAACCTTTTGATTCTACGGATTTTATCGTTGCTATCATGTCAACGAATTGTAAAGAATGGATCTTGACAGACTTGGCTTGTCAAACATTTAGTTTGGCCAATACTTCATTGTACACTACATTAGgagaagaaacttctgAGTACATCATGAACTTGACCGAATCTCCAGTTCTTGTTGTACAAAGTTCAAACTTGCTGAAAGTATTGTCTTATGTCCCacagttgaaaaatctcACTACTTTGATCAGTATTGACGACTTGAGTGATTCAGAATTAAGGAACATTAATGAAAACTTTTTAGATGGTGTTAAACTTTTCACTTTGAAACAAGTGGAACGAATTGGATCTTTACTCAAACTTGATCCAATCCCTCCAACTCCGGATTCTCTTTATACAATTTCATTCACTTCTGGAACCACTGGTATGCCAAAGGGAGTTGAGTTATCCCACAAGCATCTTTCATCTGCCGTGGCATTCGGAAAATCAAACTTTGACCTACCTTCTGTGGAACTGACGAAGACGAAGCAACATTATGAGCTTTGTTTCCTTCCTTTAGCTCATATTTTACAAAGGGAACTTACAGCAATCTCGTTGTCGTCCGGATTTGGTTGCGGCTTCATGCATATTCCGGACCCCAGTTATTTGACAGAGTGCTTACGAATTTTGAAACCAACTATCATGGGAGTTGTTCCAAGAATATTGACTAAGATGGAATCTGGGATcaaaaactctttgaaCAGTGACGAGGTATCCATGATAACTAAAAACATTGCACACAATATATTGGATGCGAAATTAAGCCGTTTTCAAAGTAGGGGTGGACCAGACGATTCTTTGATAAACTCATTTGTTTACCATAAGATTTTGATTGACAAGATTAGGCACCAATTGGGATTTGATAATTTGGAGATCATGATTATCGGTTCTGCACCTGTCTCTAATGAAACTTTGATGTTCATGAGAAGTTGTTTGGATATCGGTATTAAACAAGGTTACGGTCTTACGGAGACATTTGCGGGGTTATGTATCGCTGAAACTTATGAACGTGATGTTGGTTCTTGCGGTGCCCCTGGTGTATGTTGTGAAATCAGACTAAAATCGGTGCCAGCCATGGGGTACGATGctgaaaaagaactgaaaGGTGAGATTCTCACCAGAGGTCCTCAATCCGTCATACAGTACTACAAGAATCCAGATGCCACTAAGGCTGCCATTGACAAAGAGGGGTGGTTCAGCACTGGTGATATTGGTTTTATTGATAAGAAGGGTAGAATTCATATCATTGACCGTGTaaagaatttcttcaaactaGCACAAGGTGAATATATTGCCCCCGAGAAAATCGAGAATAGCTATCTATCGAATTGTCCTGAAATCACCCAAATCTTCATTCACGGTAATTCGTTAGAAACATTTTTGGTAGCTATCATCGGTATAGAACCCGCTTCATTACTGGAAACATTAAGCAGTCATTATGGCGTGAAAATGAAAGGACTATTCCCCGAGGAATTAGTTAATAGGATCAACTCTGATAGAGCTCTCAAGGTAAAAGTTTTGACACTCTTGAATCGTAACGTTTCAAAGTTGCAAGGATTTGAAAAGGTTCATAATATACACGTTGGTATAGAGCCTTTAAAGATCGAGGATGATAACATAACTCCATCCTTCAAAGTTAAGCGGAATAAATGTGCTAAATTTTTCGAGGATGAAATCAAACGAATGTATAAGGAAGGATCATTGATCAAATCTAATAAGTTGTGA